The following proteins come from a genomic window of Athalia rosae chromosome 1, iyAthRosa1.1, whole genome shotgun sequence:
- the LOC105690525 gene encoding protein takeout, translating to MKGALVLCASLVLCSVGVDAIGKYRGLEFLEPCSRRDPHLEACLAHSANVLAEHFKHGLPQLGYNEVEPIILDELHIALGGGPDGYRAQFKEVEAKGVSALRVTGLRARMTDDEVQIQLALSIPHIRAKANYRSSGKLILVQASGAGDYWGEYEGVKAKVFIRAKPTPIGGRKYLHLQQLKMDFSVQNIRMGVDNVHDGNTILQAALNLFINSNSQELLKEMKPDLRRKLVQVMTAFVEKLFAQVPYDAWIED from the exons ATGAAGGGTGCTCTAGTTTTGTGCGCGAGTTTGGTGCTCTGCTCTGTCGGGGTCGACGCTATCGGCAAATATCGGGGATTGGAATTCCTCGAACCATGTTCGAGAAGGGATCCGCATCTAGAAGCTTGCTTGGCACATTCGGCTAACGTTCTCGCCGAACATTTTAAACACG GCTTACCCCAGCTCGGCTACAACGAAGTCGAACCGATAATCTTGGACGAACTCCACATCGCTCTTGGCGGCGGACCCGACGGATACAGAGCGCAGTTCAAGGAAGTCGAAGCTAAGGGAGTCTCGGCGCTACGCGTCACCGGACTTAGGGCCAGGATGACCGACGACGAGGTACAAATTCAACTCGCCCTCAGCATACCTCACATAAGGGCGAAGGCGAACTACAGATCCAGCGGGAAGCTTATTTTGGTCCAAGCGAGCGGCGCCGGTGATTATTGGGGCGAATATG AGGGAGTGAAAGCCAAAGTATTCATCAGAGCTAAACCGACTCCGATCGGCGGAAGGAAATATCTTCATCTTCAGCAACTCAAGATGGATTTCAGCGTGCAAAATATCCGTATGGGGGTCGACAACGTCCACGACGGGAACACCATACTCC AAGCAGCCCTCAATCTTTTCATCAACAGTAACAGTCAGGAACTTCTGAAAGAGATGAAACCAGATCTACGGCGCAAGCTGGTTCAAGTTATGACCGCTTTTGTCGAGAAATTATTCGCCCAGGTACCGTACGACGCATGGATCGAAGATTAA